In a genomic window of Thunnus thynnus chromosome 16, fThuThy2.1, whole genome shotgun sequence:
- the dio3a gene encoding iodothyronine deiodinase 3a, with the protein MNIVKAIKNAIVCLVLLPRFLVAAVMFWLLDFLCIRKRVFFRMKEQEGDAIDPPLCISDSNRLFSFESLKAVWHGHKLDFLKAAHLGHRAPNTEVVQLEDQRRSRILDYAKDKRPLILNFGSCTUPPFMARLKAFQGVVQQNADIADSIVLYIEEAHPSDGWMSTDAPYQIPKHRCLEDRLKAAQLMHLEVPGCLVVVDSMENSSNAAYGAYFDRLYILQEGKIVYQGGRGPEGYRISELRDWLDQYRERLVKPNKLVINV; encoded by the coding sequence ATGAATATTGTTAAGGCTATTAAAAATGCAATAGTTTGTCTCGTCCTGCTGCCCCGTTTTCTGGTGGCAGCTGTCATGTTTTGGCTGCTGGACTTTTTATGCATAAGGAAAAGGGTTTTCTTCAGGATGAAGGAGCAGGAGGGCGATGCCATCGACCCTCCTCTGTGCATATCGGACTCCAATCGTCTCTTCAGCTTTGAGTCCCTTAAGGCAGTCTGGCACGGTCATAAACTGGACTTTCTGAAAGCAGCGCATCTCGGACACAGAGCGCCCAACACCGAAGTGGTTCAGCTGGAGGATCAGCGGCGCAGTCGCATCCTCGATTACGCAAAGGACAAGAGACCGCTCATCCTCAACTTTGGCAGCTGCACCTGACCACCGTTCATGGCGCGTCTGAAGGCTTTCCAGGGAGTTGTGCAGCAGAATGCAGACATAGCAGACTCTATAGTTTTGTACATCGAGGAAGCACACCCCTCCGACGGCTGGATGAGCACTGACGCGCCCTACCAGATTCCCAAGCACCGGTGCCTGGAGGACCGACTGAAAGCTGCGCAGCTGATGCATCTGGAGGTTCCCGGCTGCCTCGTTGTGGTCGACAGCATGGAAAACTCCTCCAACGCTGCGTACGGAGCTTATTTCGACAGACTTTATATACTGCAGGAGGGAAAGATAGTTTACCAGGGTGGCAGAGGACCTGAGGGGTATCGGATCTCAGAGCTCAGAGACTGGCTGGATCAATACAGAGAAAGGCTGGTAAAACCCAATAAACTAGTCATTAATGTGTAG